In the Campylobacter sp. RM6914 genome, one interval contains:
- a CDS encoding ABC transporter ATP-binding protein, whose product MQILRASNLGFAYDYTLFDNINLELNSGESTTILGVSGCGKSTLLHILSTLLKPNFGEVVYGSKSLYSLSQNELIKIRRFDFGIIFQAHYLFKGFSALENIELASILSNEPIDKSYLDALKISHVLNHKVGELSGGQQQRVSIARVLSKKPRIIYADEPTGNLDKDTANDVMNVLFEYIKSNDASLVLVTHDNELAAKCDHSYHLENKQLLKISL is encoded by the coding sequence ATGCAAATTTTAAGAGCGTCTAATCTAGGCTTTGCGTATGATTATACGCTCTTTGATAATATAAATTTAGAATTAAACTCTGGCGAAAGCACCACTATACTTGGAGTTAGCGGTTGTGGTAAATCAACCCTTCTTCACATTCTGTCCACACTTTTAAAGCCAAATTTTGGCGAAGTTGTATACGGCAGCAAGTCGCTTTACTCACTATCGCAAAATGAACTTATAAAAATTCGTAGATTTGACTTTGGTATCATTTTTCAAGCTCACTATCTTTTTAAGGGGTTTAGTGCTTTAGAAAATATCGAGCTAGCAAGCATTTTGTCAAACGAGCCTATCGACAAAAGCTATCTTGATGCACTTAAAATTTCACATGTTCTAAACCATAAAGTTGGCGAACTAAGCGGCGGACAACAACAACGTGTTAGTATTGCAAGGGTGCTAAGTAAAAAACCACGTATAATTTATGCAGACGAGCCAACAGGGAATTTAGATAAAGATACCGCAAATGATGTGATGAATGTTCTTTTTGAATACATAAAGTCAAATGATGCGAGCCTCGTACTGGTAACTCATGATAACGAGCTAGCCGCAAAATGCGACCACTCATATCATCTTGAGAACAAACAACTTTTAAAAATTTCTCTTTAA